A DNA window from Fragaria vesca subsp. vesca linkage group LG3, FraVesHawaii_1.0, whole genome shotgun sequence contains the following coding sequences:
- the LOC101309921 gene encoding probable ubiquitin-conjugating enzyme E2 26-like, giving the protein MTQNGDAPTPFPRFDVVPDHSDHAYAAVSSKKQNYDGSVHKTIMKEWRVLENNLPDSIFVRVYDTRIELLRAVIVGAAGTPYHDALFFFDIKFPPDYPTRPPIVHYRSYGLRVNPNLYASGYVCLSLLNTWIGKKREKWDPAQSTVLQVLLSIQALVLNEKPYFNEPGTGSPGGSGVEKRSRAYNEDAFVLTCKTTLYSLRNPPRNFEAFTAVFFRERGSRILRACGAYVNARVGVGCYRDEGELETSTQKPRVVWDVSKKFKASMQELYPQLVQVFKKNGALDLVEVLEVEAKTTPVKVEAKTKTVKVRVDKKAKIGIAKKVIGKLRKFLGLSKKKNQKMEKSDEKKDVNAGVAVGC; this is encoded by the coding sequence ATGACCCAAAACGGCGACGCCCCTACTCCCTTCCCCCGATTCGACGTCGTTCCGGACCACTCGGACCACGCCTACGCCGCCGTCTCCAGCAAGAAACAAAACTACGACGGATCAGTCCACAAGACCATCATGAAAGAGTGGCGGGTCCTCGAGAACAACCTCCCGGACTCCATCTTCGTGCGCGTGTACGACACGCGCATCGAGCTTCTCCGCGCCGTCATCGTCGGCGCCGCCGGGACTCCCTACCACGACGCGCTCTTCTTCTTCGACATTAAGTTCCCGCCCGATTACCCGACCCGGCCCCCCATTGTGCACTACCGGTCATACGGGTTGCGGGTCAACCCGAATCTCTACGCGAGCGGGTACGTCTGCCTCAGCCTGCTCAACACCTGGATCGGGAAGAAGCGGGAGAAGTGGGACCCGGCCCAGTCCACGGTTCTCCAGGTTCTGCTCTCGATCCAGGCGCTGGTTCTGAACGAGAAGCCGTATTTCAACGAACCGGGTACCGGGTCGCCGGGCGGGTCGGGTGTAGAGAAGCGGTCGCGGGCGTACAATGAGGACGCGTTTGTCTTGACGTGCAAGACGACGCTGTATTCGCTCCGGAATCCGCCCAGGAATTTCGAGGCGTTTACGGCGGTGTTTTTCCGGGAGAGGGGGAGTCGGATTCTGAGAGCGTGCGGCGCGTACGTGAACGCGCGAGTGGGAGTTGGGTGCTACAGAGATGAAGGCGAGCTTGAAACTTCTACGCAGAAGCCGAGGGTAGTTTGGGACGTTTCGAAGAAATTTAAGGCGTCAATGCAGGAGCTGTATCCGCAACTTGTACAAGTTTTCAAGAAGAATGGGGCTCTTGATTTGGTTGAGGTGTTGGAGGTGGAGGCTAAAACGACGCCGGTTAAGGTGGAGGCTAAAACAAAGACGGTGAAGGTTCGAGTTGACAAGAAAGCTAAGATTGGCATTGCTAAGAAGGTTATTGGGAAATTGAGGAAGTTTTTGGGACTGAGCAAGAAGAAGAATCAGAAGATGGAAAAGAGTGATGAGAAGAAGGATGTCAATGCTGGAGTGGCTGTGGGATGTTGA